The proteins below come from a single Rhinolophus ferrumequinum isolate MPI-CBG mRhiFer1 chromosome 8, mRhiFer1_v1.p, whole genome shotgun sequence genomic window:
- the PTMA gene encoding prothymosin alpha — translation MSDAAVDTSSEITTKDLKEKKEVVEEAENGRDAPANGNANEENGEQEADNEVDEEEEEGGEEEEEEEEGDGEEEDEDEEAEATTGKRAAEDDEDDDVDTKKQKTDEDD, via the exons ATGTCAGACGCGGCCGTGGACACCAGCTCCGAGATCACCACCAAG GActtaaaggagaagaaggaagttgTGGAGGAGGCAGAAAATGGAAGAGACGCACCTGCTAACGGGAACGCT aatgaggaaaatggggagcAGGAGGCTGACAATGAggtagatgaagaagaggaagaaggaggagaggaggaggaggaggaggaggaaggtgatG GTGAGGAAGAGGATGAagatgaggaggctgaggcaACTACGGGCAAGCGGGCAGCTGAAGATGATGAG GATGACGATGTTGACACCAAGAAGCAGAAGACTGATGAAGATGACTAG